From bacterium, a single genomic window includes:
- the narH gene encoding nitrate reductase subunit beta encodes MDIRSQIGVVFHLDKCIGCHTCSIACKNVWTDRRGAEYMWWNNVETKPGTGYPTAWENQDEYKGGWEKKGGGITLKGAGKLKGLKNIFHNPNLPTIDDYYEPWTYRYEDLFNAPEGNDQPTARPISLITGEPIEIKSGPNWDDDLSGSPLYGRKDPNFKNLSDAEQEALFQVEKLVMFYLPRICNHCLNPACVAACPSGAIYKRGEDGVVLINQNVCRAWRMCVTACPYKKTYFNWATGKSEKCILCFPRIETGQAPACMHSCVGRIRYLGVILYDADRIHETASASESDLVAKQLDLLLDPNDPKVIEAARKNGIHDSTLEFARKSPVYRFVKEWGIGLPLHPEYRTLPMLFYVPPLLPVLGQVDDQVYETTTEGLFSTIEKTRLPIQYLASLFTAGNEGRIREVLKKMQAVRLHRRSLTVGDVSAELVKAALQEVQVTPEMADAMYRLTSLANFEDRFVIPPAHREEAIEAMESVFEEKGATGFGFRMAPARGL; translated from the coding sequence ATGGATATCCGTTCACAAATCGGCGTCGTCTTTCACCTGGACAAGTGCATCGGCTGCCACACGTGTTCGATCGCCTGCAAGAACGTGTGGACCGACCGCCGGGGCGCCGAATACATGTGGTGGAACAACGTCGAGACCAAACCGGGCACGGGCTATCCGACCGCCTGGGAGAACCAGGACGAATACAAGGGCGGATGGGAGAAGAAGGGCGGCGGCATCACGCTGAAGGGCGCGGGCAAGCTGAAAGGTCTCAAGAACATCTTCCACAATCCGAATCTGCCGACGATCGACGACTATTACGAACCCTGGACGTACCGTTACGAGGACCTCTTCAACGCGCCGGAGGGCAACGACCAGCCGACCGCGCGTCCGATCTCTCTCATCACCGGCGAACCCATCGAGATCAAGTCCGGCCCCAACTGGGACGACGACCTCTCCGGCTCGCCGCTCTACGGCCGCAAGGACCCGAACTTCAAGAACTTGAGCGACGCCGAGCAGGAGGCCTTGTTCCAAGTCGAAAAGCTCGTGATGTTCTACCTGCCCCGCATCTGCAATCACTGTTTGAATCCCGCCTGCGTGGCGGCGTGCCCCTCGGGCGCGATCTACAAGCGCGGCGAGGACGGCGTCGTCCTCATCAACCAGAACGTCTGCCGCGCCTGGCGCATGTGCGTCACCGCCTGCCCGTACAAAAAGACTTATTTCAACTGGGCGACGGGCAAGTCGGAAAAATGCATCCTCTGCTTCCCCCGCATCGAGACCGGACAGGCCCCGGCCTGCATGCACTCCTGCGTGGGCCGCATCCGTTACCTGGGCGTGATCCTCTACGACGCCGACCGCATCCACGAGACGGCCTCCGCCAGCGAAAGCGACCTCGTGGCCAAGCAGCTCGATTTGCTCCTCGACCCCAACGACCCCAAGGTGATCGAGGCCGCGCGCAAGAACGGGATCCACGACTCGACCCTCGAGTTCGCCCGGAAATCGCCGGTCTACCGGTTTGTGAAGGAATGGGGCATCGGGCTTCCGCTCCACCCGGAGTACCGGACCCTCCCCATGCTTTTTTACGTCCCGCCCCTGCTGCCGGTCCTGGGGCAGGTGGACGACCAGGTTTACGAGACGACGACGGAGGGGCTTTTTTCCACCATCGAGAAGACCCGTCTGCCGATTCAATACCTGGCCTCGCTCTTCACGGCGGGCAACGAAGGCCGCATCCGCGAGGTGTTGAAAAAGATGCAGGCCGTCCGTCTCCACCGCCGGTCGCTCACCGTGGGCGACGTCTCGGCCGAATTGGTGAAGGCGGCCCTGCAGGAGGTGCAGGTGACGCCCGAAATGGCGGACGCGATGTACCGCCTCACCTCGCTCGCGAATTTCGAAGACCGTTTTGTGATTCCACCCGCGCATCGGGAAGAAGCCATCGAGGCCATGGAGTCCGTGTTCGAGGAAAAGGGCGCCACGGGCTTCGGCTTCCGCATGGCACCGGCGAGGGGGCTATGA
- a CDS encoding cytochrome c, with product MTKRRILIGFIALLGLPLPAIDAAGFEPGAYFEKTCSSCHKVGGGDDIGPDLKGVTDRRKREWLVPFIQSSQTVIQSGDPVATGLFNKFKQKKMPDQDLTPQDINALLDFIAAGGPKEVAIDLKPATAATPADIQKGLDLFTGRIPLAAGGAACISCHSAGDVGPLGGGTMGLNLTQAYSKYEDKGLSKALKRPGFLIMKDYFADKPLTDDEAFALKAFLYDVDRAGTQGGNHQKKFLFLGLGGTVVMMGATDFIWRKRRRKSAKPWSRQSGL from the coding sequence ATGACGAAGAGGCGCATTCTGATCGGATTCATTGCCCTTCTTGGACTTCCCTTGCCAGCGATCGACGCGGCGGGCTTCGAACCGGGCGCCTATTTCGAAAAGACCTGTTCGAGTTGCCACAAGGTGGGGGGCGGCGACGACATCGGCCCCGATTTGAAGGGCGTCACCGACCGCCGGAAGCGCGAATGGCTCGTGCCCTTCATCCAATCGTCGCAGACCGTGATCCAGTCCGGCGATCCCGTCGCGACCGGTCTCTTCAACAAGTTCAAGCAGAAGAAGATGCCGGATCAGGACCTGACCCCGCAGGACATCAACGCCCTCCTCGATTTCATCGCCGCCGGCGGACCCAAGGAGGTGGCCATCGACCTCAAGCCCGCCACCGCCGCCACGCCCGCGGATATTCAGAAAGGCCTCGATCTCTTCACCGGCCGCATTCCGCTGGCGGCGGGCGGGGCCGCCTGCATCTCCTGCCACTCGGCCGGCGACGTGGGCCCCCTCGGAGGGGGCACCATGGGCCTCAATCTCACCCAGGCCTATTCCAAGTACGAGGACAAGGGCCTCTCGAAGGCCCTGAAGAGACCCGGCTTCCTCATCATGAAGGACTACTTCGCGGACAAACCCTTGACCGACGATGAGGCCTTCGCCCTCAAGGCCTTTCTCTACGACGTCGACCGCGCCGGCACCCAGGGCGGCAATCACCAGAAGAAGTTCCTCTTCCTGGGCCTGGGGGGCACGGTCGTCATGATGGGGGCGACCGACTTCATCTGGCGGAAACGGCGCCGGAAAAGCGCGAAACCCTGGAGCCGCCAGAGCGGCCTGTAG
- a CDS encoding MFS transporter — translation MSDIARWEPEDEGFWKALGARIAWRTLVITTFSLVLSFTTWFVMSAVAVKLPNIGFKFTTMQLFWLTAMPGLAGGSLRIIHTFLIPMYGTRKVVTFATFLKILPMVGLGLAIMNPATPFWIFVVLAFACGFGGGDFSSFMPSTSLFFPKRLQGTALGVQAGIGNFGVSLVQFVTPWIIGFAALGSLAGGPQTFVKNEVSKPIWLQNAAFVYLPFLLLFGLLAWAFLRRVPVTASFTQQLDIFKDKHTWLMTSLYMMTFGSFSGFSAAFPLMIKSLYTAKFPEAPDPLKYAFYGPLIGSAVRVLMGPPSDKWGGAIITQLSGLGLLLCSLLITPYVAPESMADFPYFVGLMLALFFFSGIGNASTFRQIPVIFPPRQAGGVLGWTAAIAAYGPFLFSALIGAAIARYGSPKSFFYGAAVFYVINVGINWWFYKRRGCEKPC, via the coding sequence ATGAGCGATATCGCGCGTTGGGAGCCCGAAGACGAAGGTTTTTGGAAGGCCCTGGGGGCAAGGATCGCCTGGAGGACCCTCGTCATTACGACGTTCTCCCTCGTTCTCTCGTTCACCACCTGGTTCGTCATGAGCGCGGTGGCGGTGAAGCTGCCGAACATCGGTTTCAAGTTCACGACCATGCAGCTCTTCTGGCTCACGGCCATGCCCGGCCTGGCCGGCGGCTCGCTGCGCATCATTCACACCTTTTTGATCCCCATGTACGGAACGCGGAAGGTCGTCACTTTCGCGACGTTCCTGAAGATTCTCCCGATGGTGGGCCTGGGACTTGCGATCATGAACCCCGCAACCCCTTTTTGGATCTTCGTCGTCCTGGCCTTCGCGTGCGGGTTCGGAGGCGGGGATTTTTCCTCCTTCATGCCGTCGACGAGCCTCTTTTTTCCCAAGCGCCTGCAAGGCACGGCCTTGGGCGTTCAGGCCGGCATCGGCAATTTCGGCGTGAGCCTGGTCCAGTTCGTCACGCCGTGGATCATCGGTTTCGCGGCCCTGGGCTCCCTGGCCGGCGGTCCGCAGACCTTCGTGAAGAACGAGGTTTCCAAACCCATTTGGCTTCAGAACGCCGCCTTCGTCTACCTGCCTTTCCTGCTCCTCTTTGGATTGCTCGCCTGGGCATTCCTCAGGCGGGTGCCGGTCACGGCCTCGTTCACCCAGCAACTCGACATCTTCAAGGACAAGCACACCTGGCTGATGACCTCGCTCTACATGATGACCTTCGGTTCGTTCTCCGGGTTCTCGGCGGCCTTCCCGCTGATGATCAAGTCTCTTTACACGGCGAAATTCCCGGAGGCCCCCGATCCGCTCAAGTACGCCTTTTACGGACCCCTCATCGGCTCCGCCGTCCGCGTCCTCATGGGACCGCCGTCGGACAAGTGGGGCGGCGCGATCATCACTCAACTTTCCGGCCTCGGGCTGCTCCTCTGCTCGCTCCTGATCACCCCGTACGTGGCCCCGGAATCGATGGCGGACTTCCCGTACTTCGTGGGCTTGATGCTCGCGCTCTTCTTCTTCTCGGGCATCGGCAACGCCTCCACGTTCCGCCAAATCCCGGTCATTTTTCCGCCGCGGCAGGCGGGGGGCGTGCTCGGCTGGACCGCCGCCATCGCGGCCTACGGGCCGTTTCTCTTCTCGGCGCTCATCGGGGCAGCGATCGCCAGGTACGGATCGCCGAAGTCCTTCTTCTACGGAGCGGCGGTTTTCTACGTCATCAACGTCGGAATCAACTGGTGGTTCTATAAACGGAGGGGCTGCGAAAAGCCGTGCTGA
- a CDS encoding MFS transporter has protein sequence MTDRGKAVSVLTLNTLAFTICFACWMMNGVLVTFLVDNGVFAWDKAQIGWLIGIPVLTGSIVRLPLGVFTDKYGGRVVFALLMLLAAVPMYLMSYADSYSDFLWGSLGFGLAGGSFSVGIAYTSVWFPKKQQGTALGVFGMGNAGSAITSLLAPTILTRLTAGGSELANWRSLPKIYAAALVVMTIIFLLLTHSRKAVASQSKTIGQQLAPLKSIRVWRFGLYYFLVFGGFVALAQWLIPYYVNVYTMSIAMAGLMASIFSLPSGVIRALGGWLSDAFGARRVMYWVLGSCLVASVLLIVPRMDIYSPGGGVMALAGGTVTDATPAQISVTGTTGIVKTYPVKVKPEGSAGEKTSQNDSLLIILPTARSWQEPAVKVGDTVKKKQLLARGVTHLYFQANVWIFTFLVFVLGIMMGVGKAAVYKHIPDYFPQDVGVVGGIVGVLGGLGGFFCPILFGYLLNATGIWTTCWMFFALLSLVCIVWMHRVIQKMMKEKVPGLMSQMEKSEVVS, from the coding sequence ATGACGGATCGAGGCAAGGCCGTTTCCGTTCTCACCCTCAACACGCTGGCGTTCACCATCTGCTTCGCCTGCTGGATGATGAACGGGGTCCTGGTCACCTTCCTGGTGGATAACGGGGTCTTCGCCTGGGACAAGGCGCAGATCGGCTGGCTCATCGGAATTCCCGTTCTGACGGGTTCCATCGTGCGGCTGCCTCTGGGCGTCTTCACCGACAAGTACGGCGGCCGCGTCGTCTTCGCCCTCCTCATGCTTCTGGCCGCCGTTCCGATGTACCTGATGAGCTACGCCGATTCCTACTCCGACTTCCTGTGGGGGAGCTTGGGCTTCGGTCTGGCGGGCGGTTCCTTCTCCGTCGGCATCGCCTACACGTCCGTTTGGTTCCCGAAGAAACAGCAAGGGACGGCGCTGGGCGTCTTCGGCATGGGCAACGCGGGCTCGGCGATCACCAGCCTCTTGGCGCCGACCATACTGACGCGCCTCACGGCGGGAGGGTCGGAACTCGCGAATTGGCGTTCCCTGCCCAAGATTTACGCCGCGGCCCTGGTCGTCATGACGATCATCTTCCTTCTCCTGACGCACTCGCGGAAGGCGGTCGCCTCTCAATCCAAGACGATCGGGCAACAATTGGCGCCCCTCAAGAGCATCCGCGTCTGGAGGTTCGGCCTCTATTACTTCCTGGTCTTCGGCGGCTTCGTCGCCCTGGCCCAGTGGCTGATCCCCTACTACGTGAACGTCTACACCATGTCGATCGCGATGGCCGGGCTCATGGCCTCCATCTTCTCGCTGCCCTCCGGAGTCATCCGCGCCTTGGGCGGCTGGCTCTCCGACGCCTTCGGCGCCCGCCGCGTCATGTATTGGGTCTTGGGCTCCTGCCTCGTTGCTTCGGTTCTCCTGATCGTTCCGAGAATGGACATCTATTCCCCCGGCGGCGGCGTCATGGCCCTGGCCGGCGGCACGGTGACCGACGCCACGCCCGCGCAGATTTCCGTCACGGGCACGACGGGGATTGTGAAGACCTATCCGGTGAAGGTGAAGCCGGAGGGTTCGGCCGGAGAGAAAACCAGCCAAAACGATTCCCTCCTCATCATCTTGCCCACGGCCCGCTCCTGGCAGGAGCCGGCCGTCAAGGTCGGCGACACGGTGAAGAAGAAACAGCTCCTCGCCCGCGGCGTGACTCATCTCTACTTTCAGGCGAACGTCTGGATCTTCACCTTTCTGGTTTTCGTCCTCGGCATCATGATGGGGGTCGGCAAGGCCGCGGTCTACAAACACATCCCCGACTACTTTCCGCAGGACGTGGGAGTCGTGGGCGGCATCGTGGGCGTCTTGGGCGGCCTGGGCGGATTCTTCTGCCCGATCCTCTTCGGATACCTCCTCAACGCCACCGGCATCTGGACCACGTGCTGGATGTTCTTCGCGCTCCTGTCGCTCGTCTGCATCGTCTGGATGCACCGGGTGATCCAGAAAATGATGAAGGAGAAGGTCCCAGGCCTCATGTCCCAAATGGAAAAATCGGAGGTGGTTTCATGA
- a CDS encoding nitrate reductase subunit alpha, with amino-acid sequence MEGKRTWIDDIISPETRSWEEFYRNRWQYDRVVRSTHGVNCTGGCSWNIHVKNGIVTWEMQALDYPALESSLPAYEPRGCQRGISFSWYLYSPLRVKYPYLRGALLDLWREAKAKFGDPVEAWESIQNDPAKRERYQRARGKGGFRRVKWDEAVEIISAANISTVKRHGSDRITGFSPIPAMSMISYAAGARFLQLMGGVNLSFYDWYCDLPPASPEVWGEQTDVAESADWFNSKFIAVMGANLNMTRTPDVHFAAEARHNGSKMVVFAPDFNQVAKYADQWIAVNAGQDGAFWMSVGHVILKEYHHEKKVPYFLDYSRKYTDSPFLVELVKEGEHYTPGRFFRANRLKKYEKADQGEWKMLVLDETTGNPACPGGTMGQRWQQKPGQWNLTWKDTEDGTDFVPALTLLEKNDGVLKVQFREFGNDAEGTRGVPVKYLETADGRRVPVATVYDLLMGQYGVPRGLAGDDPKSYDDENSGYTPAWQEKFSGVGRQTLLQFARSWSETAEKTGGKCSIIIGAGINHWYHSNLIYRAGINALMFCGCVGVNGGGLNHYVGQEKLAPQAPWSAIAFGKDWCPPSRLQNAPSWHYIHSDQWRYEREFNEYHKCPQDSPLTKGHTADWNVMAVKNGWLPFYPQYDKSNHVLAQEAVAAGAKTDPDISAYIVRQLKEKKLTHAIEDPDNPASWPRVWYIWRGNALMASAKGHEFFLKHYLGTHTNAIAEDVAGDVVKSVLWKDDAPRGKMDLVVDLNFRMDTSALYSDIVLPAATWYEKADLNSTDMHSYIHPLSKAIEPVWESQSDWDIFKTIAKATSELARKHLPNPVKDVITLPLMHDSPDEVTQPNLKDWSKGECEPVPGKTMYKFAVVDRDYTQIFNKYVSLGPQARAGLGAHGVKYDASDFYDSMMQDGPVVEWGGKKYPSLDDAIHVANAILLLAPETNGELAFRAYQNVEQRVGLKLTDLAEGGRDIRSTYADLQAQPRRLLNSPIWSGLTTDGRAYSAFTYNVEKMVPWRTLTGRQSFYLDHDGYIAFGENLCVYKPSPSPEMYGDLRQTKVDGKVKEKMLNYLTPHGKWHIHSTYGDTLRMLTLSRGTEPFWMSEADAADLDIQDNDYVEVHNDNGVVVTRANVSARIPKGICIIYHSPERTYAVPKSPLRHNRRAGGHNSLTRVRLKPNLMVGGYAQFSFHFNYWGPIGCNRDTFIRVRKLEKLIW; translated from the coding sequence ATGGAAGGCAAACGAACCTGGATCGATGACATTATCTCCCCCGAGACCCGGAGCTGGGAGGAGTTTTACCGGAACCGCTGGCAGTACGACCGCGTCGTGAGGAGCACCCACGGCGTCAACTGCACGGGCGGCTGTTCCTGGAACATCCACGTCAAGAACGGCATCGTCACCTGGGAGATGCAGGCCCTCGATTATCCGGCGCTGGAAAGCTCCCTGCCCGCCTATGAACCGCGCGGCTGCCAGCGCGGCATTTCCTTCTCCTGGTACCTCTACAGCCCCTTGCGCGTGAAGTACCCCTACCTGCGCGGCGCCCTCCTCGACTTGTGGCGCGAGGCCAAGGCGAAATTCGGCGACCCCGTGGAGGCTTGGGAATCCATCCAGAACGACCCTGCCAAGCGCGAGCGCTACCAGCGGGCGCGCGGCAAGGGCGGCTTCCGGCGCGTCAAATGGGACGAGGCCGTCGAGATCATCTCCGCCGCCAACATCAGCACCGTCAAGCGCCACGGCTCGGACCGCATCACGGGCTTCTCGCCCATCCCCGCCATGTCGATGATCTCCTACGCCGCGGGCGCCCGTTTTCTCCAGCTGATGGGCGGCGTGAATCTGAGCTTCTACGACTGGTATTGCGACCTCCCCCCCGCCTCTCCGGAGGTCTGGGGCGAGCAGACGGACGTGGCCGAGAGCGCCGATTGGTTCAATTCGAAATTCATCGCGGTCATGGGGGCCAATCTCAACATGACCCGGACCCCGGACGTCCACTTCGCCGCCGAGGCGCGGCACAACGGCTCGAAGATGGTCGTCTTCGCCCCCGACTTCAACCAGGTGGCCAAGTACGCCGACCAGTGGATCGCCGTCAACGCCGGCCAGGATGGGGCGTTTTGGATGTCGGTCGGCCACGTGATCCTCAAGGAATATCATCACGAAAAGAAGGTCCCGTATTTCCTCGATTATTCCCGCAAGTACACGGACTCGCCCTTCTTGGTCGAGCTCGTGAAGGAAGGCGAACACTACACGCCCGGCCGGTTCTTCCGCGCGAACCGCCTGAAGAAGTACGAAAAGGCCGACCAGGGCGAGTGGAAGATGCTGGTCCTGGACGAGACCACGGGCAACCCCGCCTGCCCCGGCGGCACCATGGGGCAGCGCTGGCAGCAAAAGCCCGGCCAGTGGAACCTGACCTGGAAGGATACCGAGGACGGGACGGACTTCGTGCCCGCCTTGACGCTCCTGGAAAAGAACGACGGCGTGTTGAAGGTCCAATTCCGGGAATTCGGCAACGACGCCGAAGGGACCCGCGGCGTGCCGGTGAAATACCTCGAGACGGCCGACGGCAGGAGGGTTCCGGTCGCCACGGTCTACGACCTCTTGATGGGCCAATACGGCGTCCCGCGCGGGCTCGCCGGCGATGACCCGAAAAGCTACGACGACGAGAACTCGGGTTACACGCCCGCCTGGCAGGAGAAGTTTTCCGGCGTCGGGCGGCAGACCTTGCTCCAATTCGCGCGCAGCTGGTCGGAGACCGCCGAAAAGACCGGCGGCAAGTGCTCGATCATCATCGGGGCCGGCATCAACCACTGGTACCACTCGAACCTGATCTATCGCGCCGGGATCAACGCCCTGATGTTTTGCGGCTGCGTGGGCGTCAACGGCGGGGGTCTCAATCACTACGTCGGACAGGAAAAGCTGGCGCCCCAGGCGCCTTGGAGCGCGATCGCCTTCGGCAAGGACTGGTGCCCGCCCTCGCGGCTTCAAAACGCGCCGTCGTGGCACTACATCCATTCCGACCAGTGGCGCTACGAAAGAGAGTTCAACGAGTACCACAAGTGCCCTCAGGACAGCCCGCTCACGAAGGGGCACACGGCCGACTGGAACGTGATGGCGGTCAAGAACGGCTGGCTGCCCTTTTACCCGCAGTACGACAAGAGCAACCACGTGCTGGCCCAGGAGGCCGTGGCGGCGGGCGCGAAGACCGATCCGGACATCTCCGCCTACATCGTCCGCCAGTTGAAGGAGAAGAAACTCACGCACGCCATCGAGGACCCGGACAATCCGGCCTCCTGGCCGCGCGTCTGGTACATCTGGCGCGGCAACGCCCTGATGGCGTCCGCCAAGGGCCACGAATTCTTCCTCAAGCATTACCTGGGCACGCACACGAACGCGATCGCCGAGGACGTCGCGGGCGACGTGGTCAAAAGCGTCCTTTGGAAGGACGACGCCCCCCGCGGAAAGATGGACCTGGTCGTCGACCTGAATTTCCGCATGGACACCTCGGCCCTCTACTCCGACATCGTCCTGCCGGCCGCGACCTGGTACGAAAAGGCCGATCTCAACTCCACCGACATGCACTCCTACATCCACCCGCTCTCGAAGGCGATCGAGCCGGTGTGGGAGTCCCAGAGCGACTGGGACATCTTCAAGACGATCGCCAAGGCCACGAGCGAACTGGCGCGGAAGCACCTGCCCAACCCGGTGAAGGACGTCATCACGCTCCCGCTGATGCACGACAGCCCCGACGAGGTGACCCAGCCCAACTTGAAGGACTGGAGCAAGGGCGAGTGCGAGCCGGTCCCCGGCAAGACCATGTACAAGTTCGCCGTCGTCGATCGCGACTACACCCAGATTTTCAACAAGTACGTCTCCCTCGGGCCCCAAGCCCGGGCGGGCCTGGGCGCGCACGGCGTGAAGTACGACGCCTCGGACTTCTACGACAGCATGATGCAGGACGGCCCGGTCGTCGAATGGGGCGGGAAAAAGTATCCGTCACTCGACGACGCGATTCACGTGGCGAACGCGATCCTCCTCCTCGCCCCGGAGACCAACGGCGAGCTGGCCTTCCGGGCCTATCAAAACGTCGAACAGCGCGTGGGGTTGAAGCTCACCGATCTGGCCGAGGGCGGCCGCGACATCCGTTCGACTTATGCGGACCTGCAGGCCCAACCGCGGCGGCTCCTGAACAGCCCGATTTGGTCGGGGCTCACGACCGACGGACGCGCCTATTCCGCCTTCACCTACAACGTCGAGAAGATGGTCCCGTGGCGGACGCTCACGGGGAGGCAAAGCTTCTACCTCGACCACGACGGCTACATCGCCTTCGGCGAGAACCTGTGCGTCTACAAGCCCTCGCCCTCCCCCGAAATGTACGGCGACTTGAGACAGACCAAGGTGGACGGGAAGGTCAAAGAAAAGATGTTGAACTACTTAACGCCGCACGGGAAGTGGCACATCCACTCCACCTACGGCGACACGCTCCGGATGCTCACCCTCTCCCGCGGCACGGAGCCGTTTTGGATGAGCGAGGCGGACGCGGCCGATCTGGACATCCAGGACAACGACTACGTGGAGGTCCACAACGACAACGGCGTGGTGGTCACGCGGGCGAACGTCAGCGCCCGCATCCCGAAGGGCATCTGCATCATCTACCACTCGCCGGAACGGACCTACGCCGTGCCCAAGTCCCCCCTGCGCCACAACCGGCGCGCCGGAGGGCACAACAGCCTGACGCGCGTGCGCCTCAAACCCAACCTGATGGTCGGGGGCTACGCGCAGTTCTCGTTCCATTTCAACTACTGGGGCCCGATCGGCTGCAACCGCGACACCTTTATTCGGGTGAGGAAGCTGGAGAAGTTAATTTGGTGA
- the narI gene encoding respiratory nitrate reductase subunit gamma: MTANTLNYLLFAVAPYVAVTLLLSVSLWRFFFQSYKFSSLSSEFLESRDLFWGSVPWHYGILVLFLGHLIGFLFPREVLLWNSIPVRLIVLEVTALAFALLALVGLSLLIRRRLGNPRIRAVTSWMDVLVLGLLLIQVVTGIANALTYRWGSSWYAAVLTPYLRSIFRLSPRVELVADMPWMVKTHIIGAITIVGILPFTRLVHFLVPPVSYLWRRYQVVIWNWDRRRIREAGK, from the coding sequence ATGACGGCTAACACCCTCAACTACCTCCTCTTCGCCGTCGCGCCCTACGTGGCGGTGACATTGCTCTTGTCCGTCTCGCTCTGGCGGTTTTTTTTCCAGAGCTACAAGTTTTCCTCTCTCTCCTCCGAATTCCTGGAGAGCCGCGATCTCTTCTGGGGCTCGGTGCCCTGGCACTACGGCATCCTCGTTCTCTTTCTCGGGCACCTGATCGGCTTTCTGTTTCCCCGCGAAGTGCTTCTTTGGAACAGCATCCCGGTCCGTCTGATCGTCTTGGAAGTGACGGCCCTGGCGTTCGCGCTCTTGGCCCTGGTGGGTCTGTCTCTCCTCATTCGCCGGCGCCTTGGGAATCCGCGGATTCGGGCGGTCACCTCCTGGATGGACGTTCTCGTCCTGGGACTTCTTCTCATTCAGGTGGTCACGGGGATCGCGAACGCCCTGACGTACCGGTGGGGATCCTCCTGGTACGCCGCTGTCCTCACGCCTTATCTCAGGTCGATCTTCCGTCTTTCCCCCCGGGTGGAACTCGTCGCCGACATGCCCTGGATGGTGAAGACCCATATCATCGGCGCGATCACCATTGTCGGCATCCTGCCGTTCACGCGGCTGGTGCATTTCCTCGTGCCTCCCGTTTCGTACCTGTGGCGGCGCTATCAAGTGGTGATCTGGAATTGGGACCGCAGAAGAATCCGCGAGGCAGGAAAATGA